In Chryseobacterium salivictor, the DNA window AACCATAAAAATCTTTAAACCGATATCAAACTGATTCGCCATCAACCACACGAAACAATTGGTGTGGTTTGGCGTTAATATTGTAAACTTTCCCGAAAGTTTAAATAAAATTCAAATGAAAAAATATATCCTTGCATCTGCATTCATGATTGCGCTGATTTCCTGTAAAACAAAAATGGCTGTTGAAAATCCGATCAGCACCACTGCGCCGGTTGCTTCAGGCGCTAATTTTTTCAGCAAAATTAATGAGAAGACAGATTTTCAGCAATTGAAAATCAACTCCCGGATTACCGCAGAAACAGGTAAATTCATTCCTCCATTAGACGCCACCATTTATATTGAAAAAGATCAAAAAGTCTGGATCAATATGATCGCCCTGTTTTTAAACGTAGGAAGAGGAATTGCAACTCCTGAAGGAATCAAAGGATATGAAAAATGGAACAGGACCTACATCGAATCCGATTTCTCTTATTTGAATTCACTATTGAATGTCAACTTCATCGATTACGGTGCTTTTCAAAATCTTTTATTAGGAAAAACATTTATTCCGGTTAATGACAAAGACTTTAAACTCACCAAAAACGCTCAGGGTTACCTTTTAACTTCTGAGAAAAATTTAAGTTTTCAAACTAACGGAAAGGTCTCTGAATATTCGGCTACATTGACTTATAATAACGAAATGAATCTTGAGAATGTTTCTTTGCAAAAAATAGATGCACCTGATCAGCTCGAAGTTTCCTATTCTAACTGGGAAAATTTTGAAAACATACAACTTCCTAAAAATGTTAAAATAATAATAAAAGGCTCAAAAAACAGCCAGATTTTACTGGAAAATACGAAATTTGAGAGTTCGAAAATGGAAGCACCTTATTCCGTTCCCAATAATTATACGAAAACTGAGATTAAATGATCAAAAGAATAAGCTTTTTAATAGGAATTTTTCTGTTCGCTTTTTTTTCTGGGCAGAAAAAAGAACAACTTCAAAAGCAAAATGCTGAACTTAAAAAACAAATTTCGACCATCAATGCCAATCTGGCTAAAACCCAACAACAATCAAAACTTTCTGTCGCTTACCTAAACGAAGTCGAAAAGAAAATTGGCCTTCGCGAAAAGGTATATACCAATACGCAAAAGGAAAAACGATTGATTGAGGACGAAATTTACCTGCGCCAATTAGAAATCAACCGCCAAAACCGGG includes these proteins:
- a CDS encoding DUF4292 domain-containing protein, whose amino-acid sequence is MKKYILASAFMIALISCKTKMAVENPISTTAPVASGANFFSKINEKTDFQQLKINSRITAETGKFIPPLDATIYIEKDQKVWINMIALFLNVGRGIATPEGIKGYEKWNRTYIESDFSYLNSLLNVNFIDYGAFQNLLLGKTFIPVNDKDFKLTKNAQGYLLTSEKNLSFQTNGKVSEYSATLTYNNEMNLENVSLQKIDAPDQLEVSYSNWENFENIQLPKNVKIIIKGSKNSQILLENTKFESSKMEAPYSVPNNYTKTEIK